AGGTGTACAAGGGAGATGACATAGGTTGAAAATTGACTTCTGATATCCTGTTATTTACTCCTCAAATATGACCCCCTTCATCAAAAAAGCAAACAATGGAAAATACACATTCACATCATTATCCAGCTTCAGATCCGAGTCTCTGGTCCAAGAATTCATCAAGTTGCCCCCAGTTTGGGATGTCAGGTTTACTCGAATCATCACAAGGCAAAGATCTTATGCAGCCAAGAATGTGCTTAACATCCCGAAGCAACCTGGTATGCAATAGAAAAAGGGTGTGAGAACAAGGAGCATATTGTAATAATGTTTCAGTGATAAGTTAAACAGGTGATGATGTCCTCCGTTCCAGAAGGACAAAGGGGCATTACCTGTCCTTTGCTTGAGGGGTGCTTATGTCTAACCGTGAAAATGCCTCAGAAATTTGTAAATGGAAGATTTTGACCACTTGCCTGAAGATCGCACCAAAGGAATTAATTAACGTCTAAGTAGAACGGgaaacatgttttatttacATTCGGCTATAAATTNAACATGTCTCCCTATGGGATCAGACCAATTCAAGATCATATTCATTgcacaagaacaaaaaaaaaagaaaagaaaaggaaaaagccCAATTAGAAGATCCGAGTTTGCTTAACATATCTACAGCAGGAACCAACATATGTATCTCGTAATTGGTCTGCTTCAGAACtcataaactaaaagaaacCATTATGTGCATCTCCGGTGGTAATCTCGTTCACGGAGAAACTTTGGAGAGTTTTTCATTTGTTCTCCTtgcatgaaaaatatatttactgtGAAATGTTTTAtctatgaaacaaaattagacATACAAtatgtttgataatttttttttttttttttttgaaaattgtactTGTTTTCTCCCAAATTCCTAAAAGAaacaagttttttaaaactattttgaaGTTCTCAAAACTTAGCTCGACTTTTGAANaaaaaaaaaaaaaaaaaaaaaaaaaaaaaaaaaaaaaaactcatggATGAAGGTATACTATTTATAAGTtcagttttaaaaaatcaaagctaaaatcaaatggttatGAAAGTGGGCGAAAAGTTTTCAACATAACAAGAGAAGGCCTGGATAAAACTTTAGCAATGCATTCATTATAGTACAACTTACCTAAATATTGCCTTAACATCAGCCTCATGTAAGGTTCGAGATAAAACACGCTGAAGGTACCCAACTTCCTGAATAGCGATGATTTCAACCCATGTCAATTGGAAATGTGTATAGAAACAAGGCAAAAAATAGTACAATTAAAAGCAAAGAACATTCAATCAAACTTGTGAAATAACTTATGCTGTTATGCACCAACTACATTCTCACATGCAAAGTGCAAAAAAGGACTTGGATATTGAAGAGAAAGAACTAATCCCTTAATTGACATGGACACAAGATAGGCATCTAAAGTAACTAGAGAAACAGGCTCTTGTCAAACTTAGATGTACTGGTTTGATTAGTGAATTCATGTACCTACCTTGGTAAGGGATCGAGCAAACTGACTGGGCTGAGGGTCAGCATCCTCTAGTCTATTCCAACTTTCAACAATTTGCGGCAGGCCACGTAGATGTACTAACAACCTTTCCCTCATTATCTGGACCAGCTTAGTATGAATTTCATCTCGGTGAACTTTGTAAtcctaaattattaaataattcaataaatggtGCAAATAAATAGCAGACAGTTCTTGTAAACTTAgcttttattaaagaaatgaCATTAATACAGAATCTTGTAAGAGAAAGCTGTCAGAAAATTCAAGAGTAATAATACAGGGGCTAGAACAGGAATCTAAAAATAGTACCAGAATAATTCAAAAGTTATATAGTGAACATATgcatacatacacacacatataagtttaatagaaaatttggtcttgaagaaatttaaaattttgtcacTATGGCTATAAAAGTTAGAACTTTGTTCTCATGGTTTAATAAAACCTTTCATAAATAGTCACGGAGGATTTTAGCAATAAGGACCAAATTTGCAATCTgaccaattttttattattattatccaaACACTAACAATTAGGAAAAAGCTATTATGCAACTTCGAACAacaatttaaaagtaaattagaTTGATCTTAGAAAATAACCAATTTACCAATCATCCAAGATagctaataaatatataattttttccttaaaacGTGTCCCAGACTCTTCACTTTGTCTCACCCCATGCACCCAAAAAGATTGAATTCTTGTTTTCGCTCCCTTTAGTAAGTAGCTGCTCAATCAAATTTCGATGTCAATTGCGTATGAATCTTTTGGGGTTGGTTACAGTGTTATTAAGTCCCCCACCCCCACCCCCTAAAATCATACATCAAGTGAACCAGCACCTACTGGACTTCAATCTAATTCCCATTATAAAACATCTTCGTAACATAGACATAtttttttggggaaaaaaGAAGACATGTTACAATATGTAGTAAGCACACATGGCTAATCAACATAATCAATATACAACAAGtatgggaaaaaaaatatacttgaGCCACTCGATCAATCTCTGAGAGCAATAGTGTCTTTCGTGCCTCAGGTACCTTGAGAAAAAGGATTCTTCTCATTTCTAGGTCAAGTcatgaaaagaaggaaaacacGTCAAACTACTTCAAAATATTGAGCACTATAATAGTTCCCAATCCCGTTTTCActataaaagaatataaactCCAGTGGTAAATACATTACAAATAGAAaagattatattttgaaacacAATGTCTTCGCAAAGCATTTTGCAGCTTCTATGTACCATTTAATCTTCTCgggaatatttaaattctctaTCATGCTTAATGTTTAAATTCAGTGAATGCACAACAAAAGGTATAGGCCAGGTGGCTACATCCAACATGCTTCTGAAGGTTCCAAACAAGtatcaaacaaacatgatCGAGGGTCaacatttcctttttctttttgtttcttatccaaaaaaagTGTCAACATTTTCAATCATTATACTTCTAAAAATTCTATTCTCggaattgtaaataaaatataatgaacaaTAATGTTTTATGAGAAACATAAATATTGgattaaatattaagaaagCTAATCATAAGTAGCATTATTTGttgaaatataatgaaaatacGAAGGTTTCCTTGGTGCTCTCCACAAAGATAATACAAACAATAGAACTCTCTAGATCGACATCTTTCCAAAGATGTACTCTCTGTATTAGGAACAGTTAGGCTCAAAATGCATTTTCCCGGTGCTTTGGGACTGATATCCCAGATGGTGTTCAGGTTTTGTTGTTGATTCTTTGGAATGCTTGGTACGTACTGTTTTATGGGAGACGTAGTTTGAAAGAACCACATGTTtaacagagaaagagaagagtgAGTAGAAGGAATCTATGACAGTTCTATCTTCATCTCTAAATGGTTTACTGTGTACAAAAATTTGTGTagttctctttctttttgataAAGCCAATTAGATCAGATCCTTGTGTTTTTCTTGAGAGAATTTACGTCCTCCCTTATTTGCATACATCTTCCTGATCTCTTCAAAATTCCAATACaagcttttttcttccttacgAGAACAAAATGGAATCGTCAAATGATtcaaagaaaggaagaaatttctttttagttttagtaGGCGATGGAAACATCGAGGGTTAAGCAAAACATGATTTCCTAGACAAAAAGTTGATCGGGCTAAGAATAGCAATAATAGGGAATTAAAGTTGAAGCCTTCAAACTTTGTTACAACGTACCAGGAATAATGGCGAAGGTGAAACTGATAACTTGACTGGCAAGAGCCAAGTGTTTGGATGTGATGGACTTCAAACCAGACACCTGGAACAGCATACAAATTAAGTTTTTAGGAGGAAGAGCGACCAACCTACCATTTGAAAATCAGAGTTTCCATGGTAAGCATGATTGATGCTTACCAAGCGCTATGCGCAAAAGATTTATAATATTCAAAGAACTACACATNaaaaaaaaaaaaaaaaaaaaaaaaaaaaaaaaaaaaaaaaaaaaaagcacattattttcaataaatttttttaacaagataCAAACTTATGTTTGAAATGAAAGAGGGTcctaggagagagaaaaagtataataaaaaCAAGCAATGGTTTAACCGTCAACACACAAGGATATTGATGCAAGTCCAAGGATTCagataatttcatatttacaaGTAAACTAGTAGCTAAAGCAACAAATCTAGAAGCATTATGTTAACAACATATATTGTGTCTAAACAAAGAACCTGCATAGCACCAGCTCCAAGAACAAGTTGACAAGTCCTTGTATTGAAAAACTTGAGAATTTCCACAACACGATGAACGATTTCAGAAGATAGTGCTGGCAAAGAATCATTCATGTCAACGTACTCAGACAACATCTTGAGCAAGATCAACCCACTGGGAAAAAACCATGAAAGAagacaaattttatttgagaCACCCagcaagaaaatatatttcatgaagctaatcaaaattaataaacaatgTTGTACATCAGTTCCATCGTACTAAGGAAGGAAACAAATTGGGTTCAATGTGACAATGTGATGTCACAAGGAATAAAAGAGCTCCAAATAAAGACAGAACGCCAAATAGATTAAGTCAGGATCAACGACTAGGCATCAACTAGTTGATTTAAGAATGATTgtggaggaagaaaaggttCGATATCTAGTCCAGAAAAggtataaaagaaagaaactgacCAGTTAACCATGTGATAACCAACGCCTTTGTATTGCAAAGTCAGAGAACTTGATTTTCCACGTTCCTTCACATTAGTATTGTTATTTTGTGTCGCAGGAATTGCAACATCAGCTTTACTGTTTTCAATTGTATCTGCAGGAGTAGGCTTCACATGTTCAGTATTCCTCCCAGAAATGTCACTTGAATCAACCTGTTCAGAGTGCTGTTGAGCATTGACACCACCTATAATGCGTGCATCTTCATTATTTGTAGCTACATCACTGTAGCTTTGATCCATATTACCCTGAGAATCATCAAGTTTTGCAGAAAGCAGCTCATGAAAACATAGTGATTCAGCTATGGTTTGAAATTCATCGGGAACATCCACTTCAACCCATGTTTCAACATCAAGCActgcttttatttttgtcatcTACAATGTCATAAATTAATGAACCatgaataatatttaagtaggacaataactcaaaataaataaatcaataaataaaaggaaaataaaaaacttacaCGAAATTCATGCTGAAAATCAACGAAAGCTTTGGCCTGGGACTGCAAAGTTCCACGAATGCTATATCCCAACCTTCCACCAATCTGTTTAAGTTAGAAGAATATTGGAATCATGAATATTCTGATTAGCTATTGATTCATATTCCTGATAATTTTTCCGAGTACCTTTTCAGTGGCCATTATAAAATCTTGTGTAATGTTGTATATGCTTAAAAACTCCTGCAACCTCAGCTTTGGGTGAACTAGAATGCGAACACCAAGGAGTTTAGCCCATCTTCCATGAGCAGCATCACAAGCTGCAAAAACAGCTTCCGTATTTTCTCGCAGTACATCAGCCCTGTAAtgtatcaaataaaaaattcagcAAGTCAGCAGCAAACTTTttatcagaaaaaaaaaaaaaaaatcaataaatttctGAGAAGTCCATTAAGAATGTGCTTCATAGCATCATACCCAAATCAGTTAGATTATGTTTCCTTACAGAAAGGCAATTGCAAAAGAATAGATTTTGAATTACTGGTCTAAATAGTAGAAGCATAGCTAAGATTATCTTTAGCATAGGCATCTTCCTTGCTGTCCCAGCTCACAACAAGAATTGGTCTGGTGCAGCGTTAAGGCAGTAAGACTGtcctaattttaaattttactctTTCCAAGCTTTCCTGAACGTTATAATTGTGATATTCTGGTCACTTTTGAGGAAGGTTGATCTCCTAGACTAAAACCTCTATTTGTAAGTTGAACTGAGCACACTTTATGCAAGGGCTAAATATTACTACTtaatcaacaaaatataaCAGTGATAGGGAGAGAATAGATGCATCCACCTGTATACCAAATACGGTAATTTGTATGGGGTGATTTACTTAATTGCACCCGCTTAGTTCTACTCAACTAAATTAGCACAGAACACCCCCCCATAAACACACACATCACACGAAGGGAATTACCAATATATCATAAATAGGAAACAACACTTAACCTGAAATTTCTAGACATGTTTGAAGGGTTTGCCGCATCATTTGCTTTTCCCTGTAAGGAAGTAACCTTGGCAGCACCCTGAGGTACATGAGGAAGAGGCAAACCACCTTGGTTATCACTATCTTGAGCTGTACCAGAAGCTGCAGCACCTGTAGCAATTGCAGCAGCAACTGAATCCGCAGCATAATGGCCATCAAGGTTGCACATAATCCATTCGATAGACTTTTTCACTTCTGCAGCACGCACCAAATGTACCTGCATTCACTAAATGAAAAGAGATCATAATGCATCCAGTAAAATTCTAGCATGGTGAAAAGATTAGGGGGTGTTTGGGATGTTATGTGAAGTTATGAAGTATAAAGGTGTTTGGTCGGTAGGGTTAAACAATCTATGTTTGGGGTgctgaattttttaattatgtttgggGTACAAAGTTGCTTAGTCTAGGTTTATCAAGTTTGTGTTTGATATGAAAAGTTATTTAACATGGAGTGACGAAGACAGTGTTTATGCTGgttgttatattttttctacatttttttgttgtactACAAAACTAGAAccatattgttattttttttttgttgtacttcaaaattttcttggtGATGTATCAAGCTTtagctttatttttaattttttaattattattttctaattatccTCGaactttgatttttctttattggaaGGCTTTTTGTAAGTAGTTTCTTGGGCGGGGGAACCCTCATCCCCCGGTCCTTAGGTTGTTCTGCTTGCCCTTTTGGGTTATAAAGTCTCTGTTGTTTCTtatatagaaaagaaaaacaaaaaacaattctATCCCAAGTCCAATTCTCAACAAATCAATCACAAACTGAGacctttttttaaacttaagaAGCACTGACATCAATATAATAATCTAATGTTTTAACTAAATAATCAATTAGAAGCAATTAAGGACAAATAAAGTGTATCATGGAGAGAGTACATTTAAGCAAGTAAAATTACCTGTACAATCTTGAAAATGGCATTTAAAAGTTGAACAAAACCTTCAGATGACAGGCCCCTCAGCTTGCTTGCGAGTGATGCTCCACCTAAATAACAACTTAATTGTAATATCATTCACATAAAAGAGAACAACAGGGAAATAAAGCAGCATTaaagaaacttaaaaattgCAGACTGGATGACACAAATTCGTCatgataaaatatatcttCACAAGaaacatatatgtatatgcGAGTGCGCACACacatatacacatacatacatatacataaagaaatttagaagaatattttataatgaaataGGAAATAAATCTGACAAAGGCTAAAGGTCACAACATTTGTCATGATAAATCAAAGACTAACTATAGCCTATCACCTTATTGGGGATATGACTTCATTCAGGCTGTTGATTTCAGTTTGACTTTTTCCATTTAACCATGTGAAATTCATCCTCTTCAATGAAATTACTTCATATCATGTACAAATACAGATGacgttattttgttttatattaaaaaagactAATCAAACATTAGTGTTGTCCACGCGAATGAATATACAGATTCAGCAACATCTCACCATCTGTATCCTTCGTTCTCTCTCCCGGTGCAAAATCTGAGTCTAGAGGTCTGACTAGAAGAACGGGAAGTAATTCTGCCACTGCATTCTTAATAGCAGTTTTCATATCAACTGTAACTGCATCACGATATAACCTCAACACAGAGGGAAGCTTGGCCTGGAGAGTAATATATATGCCATTATTTGGTTCAGAACCGGAAAGTAATATACTTACATAGAAACAaacttttcaataatatttgaaaagctaaaaaaaaaaaggataacaAGAACAAGCGTCAAAACCAATAGTCAAATAACTCTAATGTCCATAATCAAGTCATATCAAGAATCCTATCTAGAGTACATATCAACTAACTCTAATGTCCATAATCAAGTCATATCAAGAATCCTATCTAGAGTACATATCAACAGCTTTAAACTGACCATAAGACAGATAAATCAGAACACGCATTGAAATCTTGGTGGGGTGGGGGAGAGAGAATTGTTCCAGTGAAATTGTGGGTGATCAGTTACTgtcttaatttattattattattgaatagGAAACAGTTCCATTGATGCTATGAAGTGTACAAGAGGGGAAAATCCCCAtccaaatgaaattttatgttGTTTCCTTCGTTCCAAAAAGTCCAAAATAAAGTCCTGTTGATATTGAGTCAAAGCAGTTACTGCCTCAATTGTATAATTAGCAAGATAAAATGATATGGTAGTTGATAGTTACGGTTATGGCTTTTCATGCACAAATGAAGGATCAAACATCCAATCAGAGAGGAAGGATCAAAAAGCTatatttcaaccaaaaaatgTAGTAGGATAATGAGAACTCACGGTCCTAAGCAATCCAATGATAATAGGAAGAAGACGATCACGGAAGTTGGAGGTTTCTTCCTCATCCAAGATACATGTTAACTTGACCTGCAACAATTTGAATTCCACATGTTACATGCAAGAAAGTCATAAAACTAGCCCTCAACTAAtgacaataaaagaaataagcagaaataattaagataaagaaaattaatattctttacaaAGTAAGAATATATTGCAATAGTTAATCTACTACAGAGAAAAATTATAAGCAATCCTTCAGTTCAGCTAAATAGCAAAAGATAAAACCAGAAAAccagaaaaacaaatattttcaagGTATTATGTACTATTATTTTACTTACTTCATCCTTTCCattcattaaatttgaaatgctTGCTTTTGTTTCAGATATAATTACGAGATCAACATCTCCAGCATCATGAATTGAGGCACGCATAAATTCTGCTGAAAGAATGCTACACcacaaaacaaatatattaatagcTTCTCGAgggaattgaaaaaatattacaataaaCTTGTATCTTACCTCCATAGCCACCCATTTTCAAACTTACACAAACAATAAGATGCAAAATGAGACAGAAGCACGTCTTCATgtcatatataaaaataatcacaCAATATGCTGTTTCTGTAAACATTTACAAGTTTTTACATATTTAACCTGGCATTTGTCTTATCATGTCACTGAGTGAATTTTTCTCGTTTTTATCGTAGGCAACTATCACAGCAAGATAACCAGGGTCACAgttctaaatttaaatgaatatacCAGACTATTGAGTCTGCCAGGAACCATACAGCTCAAAGATTTTTTGGGGTAGACTTTAATCACCTTGGTCTGGCCCAGTGGTTAATCGTCTCATAGAATTAATGGAGGTACGCATCAACTAAGACACtcagttaaaaataataagaataaattgtgataaatttcaagatttagcttaaagaaaatggaccttcaagaaacaaaagtaTTAATTGTTCAACTAGTGAATCAAAATTATAGGAAGACTCTATTCACCTTCTAAACCTGCTGATGAATTTCCTAGAAACTTAATATAATTATACAGTTTTTTTTTNaaaaaaaaaaaaaaaaaaaaaaaaaaaaaaaaaaaaaaaaatgaaatggacaGCCATTTCTATACCAACATGGAATTTAACAGTTCCCCTCATGATTAAGGTCGTTTGGAATGGGCATGGCACtatattgaatattttgatgGTTAATGCATGCAGTATATAGCATGGTTCAGAATGGAAAGCTGGATGTTTATAAACGCCCAATACTTCTTTCTTAAGTGTTTCTCATttgtacaaaaataaattgaaaatattaccTGGTTATGGATTCGAGTGATGCTGCCACATGATCACGGAGGTGGCGAAAGCAATGTAGACCGGCAAGTTCATCACCCTCCTAAAGCACAAACACATAAGAAACTgaactaataaatatttactttcAAACCAAcgaagaaaattttgggtgatCTGATTCTGAACCAACATAATATCGTTCCTTCCGACTAAAAAGACTATGAGGATTCTATGTTGAATTAACCGGAATAAATAAATCCCCTATCatcataaataagaaaatgaattcGGTGCTTGAGAGTTTTACTAGAAGAATTGAGAAATGACGTAACCTATTTGGAATCTTCCACTTTCCCAAACTTCTCATTATTTCAACATTTTAGGAAGCAATTTAAGCCCTCTCTAACTTGTCAATTTTAACCTTTCAGCTTCTCCACAAACACATAGCCCAACCGACTTTGGAAGTACATTGAATTCCACCAAGACTCAACTTTTGCTAAGAACTGCAGATGATCAAACCAAAGACTTTCAAACCTGAAAGGGGAAGAGCCTCCTTTGATGTTACCCGAAgataaaagaagaggaaaataaTATGAAGTGGTTTTGAATAATCAAGCCTAACTCCACGTCTCTGAAGTGATCAACCCAACCATGTGGGACTATAGATCTGTTCATACGCATGCTTGAGAGGGCATCCTTAAAAGAATACCAAGTGAAGTTATCGCTTTtcatggaaaaataaaaaatcctcaGTAAGAGTATTAAATTGTCACATGTTTATGGTAATATAACACcctcttaaattttcaacgATTCATCTGACAATATGAAAATCTCCTCCTATACACCAGTGATTCATACATAGGCCATAAAGGTCATAGTGCTCTTGTCAAACCATATCTCTAGCCTTCAGCGTGGAAGGACCATACATGTCGATCATCCAACCCCTAAAACTATCAAAGCAAGCAATCTTAATGGAGGTAGAGAAATAGCCCAAAAACAAATCCAATACCGTAATGTTTATGAGGTTCCACATAATAAGAATCCCTCCCAAAGTTCCCACATTCTCTAAGAGAGACCAGCCAATATGTCCCAAGCTCCAGAGACTTAATAATCTTCTTATCTAACTCCTCGAATTTGGTTTCGATTAGCCGATAActatcttaaaaaatacaaacatgAGCCAAGAAAGAGATCACCTACCGAATAATTTGATTTCAGAAGGAAGAAAGCCACAATAGTTACTTTTCACCTTTACTGCAACCTCCAAGAAATCAATGAGGCAAGAATTTCAGTCAAAATAATCCAAGAAACCTCCAAAGGCACCCACAGCTTGAAATGTTTCCACGCTCTAGAGGTGCAAGGGATGTTTCTCAATTTAACCCAGCTCCCATAAGAAGGGACAACACTAATTCGACCATGAATGAGAGGATTCCAAAGATCCATCTTAGTTGTAATAGGCCCCAAAAGGACCCACCCTTCGTAACAAGAATAGAGCACACTCCATAGCAAGGCATTTAAAGAGGGCTTTGTCAAGTTGACATGGGTTGataatgaagaagaatttAGTCTATGCTTGGAGTGGTTCAAGAACCTTACCCCAGACATTGTGATAGTGTAATCCCTATGGTTTCTTCTCAATTCAAATGCCTTAACATCTTTTCTGCCTACTTTTGTTGTGAACTACAAGCATCCCATACATTCAATCTTTGATTTTTCCACggttttttttaccattttttagaGCCTTTTTGAGAGGTATCGGGAGCCTTTTTCCTACCAAAGGAGAAATCACGTGgtttgtcttctttttcttttaaaaagtcAGGAAAAAGCGTTTTGGAAGCTGTCCAACCTTTGAAGTCTTCAAAATGGATGACAATGTTTCTCTTGCCCCTTGAACTCTAAACTTTGGTTAACTAGACAAAGTTGTCACTTTTGTTCGTCATCTTTTGCAGCCAAATGAAGCCTCTATTGCACTCCATTTCCCAAATAACTTCTGTGAACAATGAGTAGAGAGCAAGTCTTCCAATGCATAAACTACCTAGAAAACAATGATTTCTTCAACGGTAACTTCGAAGGAATGTTTAATGTGCGTTTCCACAAtcgttattttttttgtcaaaagaaaccaaaaaatgTATTCTCGATCTTCACTGccttattttccatttttattgttCCCATTTATGAGAAAGTTGATTACTAACATGATTGCCCATCTATGGTAGATTGGAGTGGTGACGGGGGGAGGGGGGNNNNNNNNNNNNNNNNNNNNNNNNNNNNNNNNNNNNNNNNNNNNNNNNNNNNNNNNNNNNNNNNNNNNNNNNNNNNNNNNNNNNNNNNNNNNNNNNNNNNNNNNNNNNGGGGGGGGTGGACAAGGTTTTgcttagagagagagaatactTCATCTCCCTAAAAGAAGCCAATCTACCCAGATTCTTGTATATATAcctccatttttattaaattgtatATTTCTTACTTCAAAagctaataaataatttaaacaaaaaacattaaaaaaaattaactgaaTGTATAAATAGGGGCAGTATAGAGCATATCAACACTATATTGTCAACACCCTAGACTAAGAATGAAACTTGTATAGGACAGACAAACATTAtagttaaaagtaaaaactatCTAATTCATTGGATGAGAAAATACCAGAAGATGTAATAAATCATCGGTCACATCCAAGGCTCCAGCACAATCTGCCGATGCTACAAGCTGCACGAACAAAAGTATAAATCAATTGGTACTAGCTTCGACCATCACTACCAGATAAGAGTCCTATGGCTGATATCATATCTTTATGAAAAGTAAAGAGCAGTTACGTGgtatatgttttttctttcgctATCACAAGTTTTGTTGAAggtttattaaataaaaaaatcaacattGGTCTTCCAGAAAGACGGTAAAGTAATCGAACTGAGGAAACAAAAACTTAAGTTTCATCAAGACTCCATCCGCCCAATACTTCAGGAAAGACTCCTATTTCTATTTAATCAAACCTCCCACAAAATACCTCTAATGGCATTGACCATGAAATTTTGGCTTTCTTTGAGAAGTTATGACAACAGTAGAACCCAGAATAAGGTGTATGGTCTCTCTCAGGGGCAATACAACCTGATTCCATGCCAAAAGGGAACTAAAGGAAAAGGTGATCTGTCCATTCTTAGTTTCTTTTACATACGACACACTAACTTGGAGAAAGACGAGCAAGAATTCTTCAGTTGAATTTTATCCAGCATGCTAAGACATCTTGACAGAAGAACCATACAAGCTTTATTTTCTTAGGATAGCGATGTATCTGGATTTCCTTGTTGATCTCAAGTCTGTGTCTAAAAACTATTGCGTAAGTCCTGAATACATTAGCTTCCCGCATCATTCTAGAAGTATTGGcaaattttcattgttttttaattactaacaGCTTCAAGATCAAACATGGTCATAGGATTGTGCAACAGAAGATCCAATTATAAGGTTTCAAGCCTTCGGACAACAGTTGCTATTTGCTATGACCAAATGCATCGACCACAACAAGTACACGAGTTAAGGACTTGCGAATAAAAGGCACTTCCC
This sequence is a window from Cucurbita pepo subsp. pepo cultivar mu-cu-16 chromosome LG19, ASM280686v2, whole genome shotgun sequence. Protein-coding genes within it:
- the LOC111781387 gene encoding vacuolar protein sorting-associated protein 54, chloroplastic-like; its protein translation is MDSQPSQSGRSPTEYSSLLSRETTLGRTTSSSSPKSNPDASSQSLSSILNNPHAGKSDASWVGWWSSSSTVTPPEFIPLTSSTASSEVTRFDFNNYTALISDSYNRFEDIRNHSSKENGGLDSIGGQGEALVACLREVPALYFKEDFALEDGATFRAACPFLNVSQNLVLQEKLSHYLDVVELHLVKEISLRSNSFFEAQGQLQDLNVKIVEGCSRLRQLKETIRLLDVDLVDSARQIQEQNATRNNLLALQQKLKLILYVNQAISALKLLVASADCAGALDVTDDLLHLLEGDELAGLHCFRHLRDHVAASLESITSILSAEFMRASIHDAGDVDLVIISETKASISNLMNGKDEVKLTCILDEEETSNFRDRLLPIIIGLLRTAKLPSVLRLYRDAVTVDMKTAIKNAVAELLPVLLVRPLDSDFAPGERTKDTDGGASLASKLRGLSSEGFVQLLNAIFKIVQVHLVRAAEVKKSIEWIMCNLDGHYAADSVAAAIATGAAASGTAQDSDNQGGLPLPHVPQGAAKVTSLQGKANDAANPSNMSRNFRADVLRENTEAVFAACDAAHGRWAKLLGVRILVHPKLRLQEFLSIYNITQDFIMATEKIGGRLGYSIRGTLQSQAKAFVDFQHEFRMTKIKAVLDVETWVEVDVPDEFQTIAESLCFHELLSAKLDDSQGNMDQSYSDVATNNEDARIIGGVNAQQHSEQVDSSDISGRNTEHVKPTPADTIENSKADVAIPATQNNNTNVKERGKSSSLTLQYKGVGYHMVNCGLILLKMLSEYVDMNDSLPALSSEIVHRVVEILKFFNTRTCQLVLGAGAMQVSGLKSITSKHLALASQVISFTFAIIPEMRRILFLKVPEARKTLLLSEIDRVAQDYKVHRDEIHTKLVQIMRERLLVHLRGLPQIVESWNRLEDADPQPSQFARSLTKEVGYLQRVLSRTLHEADVKAIFRQVVKIFHLQISEAFSRLDISTPQAKDRLLRDVKHILGCIRSLPCDDSSKPDIPNWGQLDEFLDQRLGSEAG